A genomic region of Christiangramia sp. OXR-203 contains the following coding sequences:
- a CDS encoding pitrilysin family protein encodes MRKFYFFLISVFLLSGVSVGQSSEATQQIPEFKLNYEKFTLENGLEVILHEDHSDPIVAVATMMHVGSNREKPGKTGFAHFFEHMSFNDSENVPVGANRKMIPEWGGSRNGGTWSDGTVYYEVVPKDAFEKILWIDSDRFGYMINTVTQAALDREKQVVKNEKRQRVDNAPYGYTDEIIRKNLYPKDHPYNWTVIGQLPDLQSATLEDVKEFYKQYYGAANASLVIAGDIQIEETKKLVRQWFGEIPSGPEVEPIEAMPVELETTKNLYFEDNFAKLPELRMIYPTVEDYNEDMYALQILGQLLSGSKKSPLYQTVVEESKFAPRISTYQSSSELAGEFVVRVRANAGIDLDSVHIAIQNGFTRFEKAGVSEDDLKRIKAELETRLYQGVSTVLNKAFQLVQDNEFNGDPGYLTKTAELTNKVTSEDVMRVYNKYIKDQHYIMTSVVPKGIIDLAIENSEEAEVWIEEVKKDVASEEVSQGKEAVYDKTPSKYDRSEPDFGDLPLFKSPEIWTAELKNGMQVFGIDNNEIPLVQFDITIPGGQRLDPVGKEGVSYLLSDLMLQGTANKTPAELEEALGLLGANVYISTGNEGFSISGTCLSKNFEGTMKLVEEILMEPRWDVTELSRLKQALETNLKDREANPQAIASTAFYKLLYGDSHSFGVPVNGTLKTTADINMEDLRSYYDKLSPENAKFHIAGAMDQKQVLDVISTMADDWATEAPVISTSEISAEGEPGTLYFIDVPDAKQSVIMIGKLVLTENDEDASKLNFANEILGGGSSGKLFQTLRIEKGYTYGAYSGISKNETISPFYISTSVRANATLPSLKIIEEMVTNYSNDFGPAEVELTQNKLLKENTRSYESLGAKLGILRDISKYNKSEDFIESQQEELMNMTEKDFKSVITEYLNEKEMIYLVVGDKATQLEEVKKLGKPVIELDIYANKITQ; translated from the coding sequence ATGAGAAAATTTTATTTTTTTCTAATATCAGTTTTTTTATTATCTGGTGTTAGTGTGGGTCAATCTTCAGAAGCAACTCAGCAAATTCCTGAATTCAAACTTAATTATGAAAAGTTTACTCTAGAGAATGGTCTGGAAGTAATTTTACACGAGGATCATAGCGATCCAATAGTTGCTGTTGCTACCATGATGCACGTAGGTTCTAACCGTGAGAAACCTGGCAAAACAGGATTTGCTCATTTCTTTGAACACATGAGTTTTAACGATTCTGAAAACGTTCCCGTGGGTGCCAACCGTAAAATGATCCCCGAGTGGGGTGGAAGTAGAAATGGTGGAACCTGGAGCGATGGTACTGTTTATTACGAAGTGGTACCTAAAGATGCTTTCGAAAAGATACTCTGGATCGATTCAGATAGATTTGGATATATGATCAATACAGTTACGCAGGCTGCCCTTGATCGTGAAAAGCAGGTCGTTAAGAATGAAAAACGCCAGCGTGTAGATAATGCTCCATATGGATATACAGACGAGATCATAAGGAAAAATCTTTACCCAAAAGATCATCCTTATAATTGGACGGTTATAGGTCAGCTACCAGATTTACAGTCGGCAACCCTTGAGGATGTAAAGGAATTCTATAAACAATACTATGGAGCGGCCAATGCTTCCCTGGTCATTGCTGGAGATATTCAAATAGAGGAAACTAAGAAGCTCGTTAGACAATGGTTTGGTGAGATTCCCTCAGGACCAGAGGTTGAGCCTATAGAAGCGATGCCCGTAGAACTTGAAACCACAAAAAATTTATACTTCGAAGATAATTTTGCAAAACTTCCCGAGCTTAGAATGATTTATCCAACAGTGGAAGATTATAATGAGGATATGTACGCTCTTCAAATTTTAGGGCAGTTATTAAGTGGAAGCAAAAAATCACCTTTGTATCAAACGGTAGTAGAAGAATCCAAATTTGCACCTCGTATTAGTACTTATCAAAGCAGTAGTGAACTTGCTGGTGAGTTCGTTGTTAGAGTAAGGGCCAATGCCGGCATAGATCTGGATAGCGTGCATATTGCGATTCAAAATGGTTTTACAAGATTTGAGAAAGCTGGTGTAAGCGAGGATGATCTCAAAAGAATTAAAGCTGAACTTGAAACTCGATTATATCAGGGAGTTAGCACCGTACTCAATAAAGCTTTTCAGTTGGTGCAGGATAACGAATTTAATGGTGATCCGGGCTATCTAACAAAAACTGCTGAACTTACTAATAAGGTAACTTCAGAAGATGTAATGCGCGTTTATAATAAGTATATTAAAGATCAGCACTACATTATGACCAGTGTAGTTCCAAAAGGAATCATAGACCTCGCCATAGAAAATTCCGAAGAAGCCGAAGTTTGGATAGAAGAAGTAAAGAAGGATGTAGCTAGCGAAGAAGTTAGCCAGGGAAAAGAGGCTGTGTATGATAAAACTCCTTCAAAATATGATCGTAGTGAACCTGATTTTGGTGATCTGCCATTATTTAAGTCACCGGAAATCTGGACTGCTGAGCTTAAAAATGGGATGCAGGTCTTTGGAATTGATAATAATGAAATTCCACTTGTACAATTTGATATAACAATTCCAGGTGGACAGCGTTTGGATCCAGTTGGAAAAGAAGGAGTTTCTTACCTGCTAAGTGATTTGATGCTACAAGGGACAGCTAATAAAACTCCGGCTGAACTGGAAGAAGCTCTTGGACTATTGGGAGCTAATGTCTACATAAGTACCGGGAATGAAGGTTTTAGTATTTCAGGAACCTGTCTTAGTAAGAATTTTGAAGGTACCATGAAATTAGTTGAAGAGATTTTGATGGAACCGAGATGGGATGTAACCGAATTGTCCAGATTAAAACAGGCTCTCGAAACAAATTTGAAAGATCGGGAAGCAAATCCGCAGGCGATTGCATCCACAGCGTTCTATAAACTTTTATATGGAGATAGTCATAGTTTTGGAGTACCTGTAAACGGCACATTAAAAACTACCGCAGATATTAATATGGAGGATCTTAGATCTTACTACGATAAGTTATCACCAGAAAATGCGAAGTTCCATATCGCTGGAGCAATGGATCAGAAACAGGTTTTGGATGTCATCTCAACTATGGCTGACGACTGGGCGACTGAAGCTCCTGTTATTTCTACTTCTGAAATAAGTGCTGAAGGTGAACCAGGCACATTATACTTCATTGATGTTCCTGATGCTAAACAATCTGTTATTATGATTGGCAAACTGGTTCTTACCGAAAATGATGAAGATGCCAGTAAGCTAAATTTTGCGAATGAAATTCTTGGTGGTGGCTCTAGCGGTAAATTATTTCAGACTTTAAGAATAGAAAAAGGCTATACCTATGGTGCTTATTCCGGCATATCTAAGAATGAGACAATTTCACCGTTTTATATTTCAACTAGTGTAAGGGCGAATGCTACACTCCCTTCTCTTAAGATCATAGAAGAAATGGTTACAAATTATTCCAATGATTTTGGTCCTGCGGAAGTAGAACTTACTCAGAATAAATTACTGAAAGAAAACACCCGTTCATATGAAAGTTTAGGTGCTAAATTGGGTATTCTGAGAGACATAAGTAAGTACAACAAATCTGAAGATTTTATTGAATCGCAACAGGAAGAATTAATGAATATGACAGAAAAAGATTTTAAATCTGTTATTACTGAATACCTGAACGAAAAGGAGATGATTTACCTGGTAGTAGGGGATAAGGCCACACAATTAGAAGAGGTAAAGAAATTAGGGAAACCTGTAATTGAACTTGACATTTACGCTAATAAAATTACTCAGTAG
- a CDS encoding AI-2E family transporter: MFKGKRAILYIAAAILSIYFLIAGLVKAKGFFAPLATAVILSLVVLPLSIWMEKYMKRAWAAMLNSLLLFGVSIGLMALVSMQVRNFAEDWPEIQEQMTPKIEQLKTFALEHTPLDPDDINQSKEEEESAAMGSDMRKRITTFLSGLSSFMANYLLTFVYVFFLLIYREIFKNFLLRVMPDSKQESIKNTLTKSIKVASQYLLGKLMLMGLLAVLYSIGLGISGVNNFILVSVIAAVLTLIPYVGNILGFTMAVAFGFLSSGETSVLIGIALTFTVTQFVESYVLQPFIVGDRVDVHPFFIIVSVIAGNMIWGIIGMILAIPVLGIIVVILYNIEATKPLGILLSKTKFTEN, encoded by the coding sequence ATGTTTAAAGGCAAGCGCGCAATACTTTACATAGCGGCAGCAATTCTCTCCATATACTTTTTAATAGCCGGCCTGGTAAAAGCGAAAGGTTTTTTTGCTCCTCTGGCTACGGCTGTCATTTTAAGTCTCGTCGTTTTACCTCTTAGCATCTGGATGGAGAAGTACATGAAAAGAGCATGGGCGGCCATGTTAAACAGTCTGCTTCTATTTGGTGTTAGTATAGGACTTATGGCTTTGGTAAGCATGCAGGTAAGAAATTTTGCAGAGGACTGGCCAGAGATCCAGGAGCAAATGACTCCAAAGATAGAACAGCTTAAAACCTTTGCATTAGAACATACTCCGCTTGACCCTGACGATATTAATCAGTCTAAAGAAGAAGAAGAAAGCGCTGCTATGGGATCTGATATGCGTAAAAGGATCACTACTTTTCTTAGCGGACTCTCAAGTTTTATGGCGAATTATCTTCTCACATTCGTTTATGTATTCTTTTTACTGATTTACCGTGAGATTTTTAAAAATTTTCTTTTGCGAGTTATGCCAGATTCCAAACAGGAATCAATTAAAAATACTCTTACAAAATCTATTAAAGTTGCATCTCAGTATTTACTTGGGAAATTAATGCTTATGGGGTTACTCGCGGTATTATATTCTATAGGCCTGGGGATTTCAGGAGTGAACAATTTTATTTTGGTAAGTGTGATTGCAGCAGTCTTGACATTGATTCCTTATGTTGGGAATATTCTGGGGTTCACTATGGCGGTAGCATTTGGGTTCTTAAGTAGTGGAGAAACAAGTGTACTTATTGGTATCGCTCTCACCTTTACGGTTACCCAGTTTGTAGAATCTTATGTACTTCAACCATTTATTGTAGGTGATCGCGTGGATGTGCATCCATTCTTTATTATTGTATCTGTAATAGCCGGAAATATGATCTGGGGCATCATTGGTATGATTCTCGCAATTCCTGTACTTGGTATCATAGTAGTAATTCTGTACAATATTGAAGCCACCAAACCCTTAGGTATTCTTCTGAGTAAAACCAAGTTCACAGAGAATTGA
- a CDS encoding cold-shock protein, giving the protein MQEGKVKFFNATKGFGFIKSDETSEDIFVHSSGLIDEIREDDRVQFETEQGRKGLNAVNVEVID; this is encoded by the coding sequence ATGCAAGAAGGTAAAGTAAAATTTTTCAATGCAACCAAGGGATTTGGTTTCATTAAATCAGACGAAACAAGCGAAGACATCTTTGTACACTCTAGTGGTCTTATCGATGAAATTCGTGAAGATGACAGAGTTCAGTTCGAAACTGAGCAAGGTAGAAAAGGATTGAATGCTGTAAACGTTGAAGTAATCGACTAA
- a CDS encoding cold-shock protein codes for MQEGKVKFFNSTKGFGFIKADDSNEDIFVHSTGLIDEIREDDRVQFETEQGKKGLNAVNVEVID; via the coding sequence ATGCAAGAAGGTAAAGTAAAGTTTTTTAATTCAACAAAAGGATTTGGATTTATAAAAGCTGACGATTCTAACGAGGACATCTTTGTACATTCAACAGGTCTTATCGACGAGATTCGTGAAGATGACAGAGTACAATTTGAAACAGAACAAGGTAAAAAAGGCCTTAATGCTGTTAACGTTGAAGTAATCGACTAG
- a CDS encoding cold-shock protein codes for MQEGKVKFFNSTKGFGFIKADDSNEDIFVHSTGLIDEIREDDRVQFETEQGKKGLNAVNVEVID; via the coding sequence ATGCAAGAAGGAAAAGTGAAGTTTTTTAATTCAACAAAAGGATTTGGATTTATAAAAGCTGACGATTCGAACGAAGACATCTTTGTACACTCAACTGGTCTTATCGACGAGATTCGTGAAGATGACAGAGTACAATTTGAAACAGAACAAGGTAAAAAAGGCCTTAACGCTGTGAACGTTGAAGTAATTGACTAA
- a CDS encoding acyl-CoA desaturase — MLLTFVAPLVIVNTGMVESTWLLFALYIISGFGMAGIGMGIMHDAIHNSYSKNQKVNQYLGYTLNLIGANASIWRIQHNVLHHTFTNIEEADDDINPPFFLRFTPHTKRYSIHKFQHLYSWFFYGLSTVSWVTAKDFVRMAKFKKMGFFKEGKEFRKQLSTVIGWKLASFFFVLILPIIMTPQAWWIVVLAFVSMHFVTGLMITTIFQLAHIVPTTEYPLPDEKGIVQGDWASHQLLTTANFSPKSRLFSWFIGGLNYQIEHHLLPNICHVHYRKISHIVAQTAKEYGLPYHNKHSFVSAVGEHFKMLRQLGKVDKLRVG; from the coding sequence ATGCTTTTGACTTTCGTAGCTCCTTTAGTAATCGTGAATACCGGAATGGTAGAAAGTACCTGGTTGCTATTCGCACTTTATATCATAAGTGGTTTTGGAATGGCTGGGATAGGCATGGGAATCATGCACGATGCAATTCATAACTCTTACTCAAAAAACCAAAAGGTCAATCAGTATTTAGGATATACTTTAAACCTTATCGGTGCCAATGCAAGTATCTGGAGAATTCAGCATAATGTATTGCATCATACGTTCACAAACATAGAAGAGGCTGATGATGATATCAATCCTCCGTTTTTCTTAAGATTTACTCCACATACCAAGAGATATAGTATCCATAAATTTCAACACTTATATAGTTGGTTTTTCTATGGTTTATCTACGGTAAGCTGGGTAACTGCTAAGGATTTTGTTAGAATGGCAAAATTCAAGAAAATGGGATTCTTCAAAGAAGGTAAAGAATTTAGAAAACAGTTGTCTACTGTAATCGGATGGAAACTGGCTTCGTTCTTCTTTGTTTTAATTCTGCCAATAATTATGACACCTCAGGCATGGTGGATCGTGGTTCTGGCGTTTGTAAGTATGCATTTCGTTACCGGTTTGATGATTACTACCATCTTTCAGTTAGCGCATATTGTTCCAACGACTGAGTATCCATTACCTGACGAAAAAGGTATTGTACAGGGTGACTGGGCTAGCCATCAACTTTTAACAACTGCTAATTTTTCCCCTAAGAGCAGGTTGTTCTCTTGGTTCATTGGTGGATTAAATTATCAAATTGAGCATCATTTATTACCAAATATTTGTCACGTTCATTATAGAAAGATATCACATATAGTAGCGCAGACCGCCAAAGAATATGGTTTGCCTTATCATAATAAACACAGCTTTGTATCTGCTGTTGGAGAGCATTTTAAAATGCTTCGTCAACTAGGTAAAGTAGATAAATTGCGAGTTGGATAG
- a CDS encoding cold-shock protein codes for MARSGQTQNKREKEKKKIKKRKEKEAKRLERKENSNKGGSFEDMIAYVDADGNLTDTPPDPTQKVEVEVEDIEIAIPKKEDREEEEIITDTEGKVSFFDHSKGFGFIIGKQTGEKYFVHVSGLIDEIDENDKVSFELEQGMKGLNAVRVKIID; via the coding sequence ATGGCAAGATCCGGACAAACCCAAAACAAAAGAGAGAAAGAAAAGAAAAAGATTAAAAAACGTAAGGAGAAAGAAGCCAAGCGTTTAGAAAGAAAAGAAAATTCCAACAAAGGTGGATCATTTGAGGATATGATCGCTTATGTTGACGCAGACGGTAATTTAACCGACACTCCACCAGATCCAACTCAGAAGGTAGAAGTAGAAGTAGAGGATATCGAAATCGCTATCCCTAAGAAAGAAGATAGAGAAGAGGAAGAGATCATTACCGATACAGAAGGGAAAGTTTCATTTTTCGATCATTCTAAAGGATTTGGGTTTATTATAGGTAAACAAACCGGTGAGAAATACTTTGTACACGTAAGTGGTCTTATTGATGAAATCGATGAGAATGATAAAGTAAGTTTCGAGCTGGAGCAAGGAATGAAAGGGCTTAACGCAGTAAGAGTTAAGATCATTGACTAA